The DNA window CAACCGTTAGCGACGCATCCGCAGACAGCGACCGCGTTTACATCCAGCGCCTGTTGGGCAACGACAGCAACGGAGAGATGTTCGGCAAGATACGGCGCGAGATGGGCGATGTGATGAACGAACACCTCGCTGTGTACCGCGAACAAAATGGCATGGAAACCGCACTCGGCGAACTACGCGGACTACGCGAGCGGTTCAACAGCGTTGCGGTGCCGGACAAAAGTAAGACATTTAACACGAACCTGTTGTTCACGCTTGAACTTGGTTTCATGGTGGACTGCGCGGAAGCGATCGCGCTATCGGCTATTGAGCGTAAGGAGAGCAGGGGAGCGCACACCAGGACGGACGCCCCGGACAGGGATGACGAGAACTGGCTGCGTCACATCCTAGTCAAGCACACGGAAGACGGACCGCAAATAGACTATATGCCCGTGGTCATTACGGATTGGGAGCCGCAAGTACGCAGCTACTAGCGCGTGCTTGCGAGCCGACTGACACAATGGAACGCCTGCAATTGCATACGGTGTTTCCCCCAAAGGGTGGCATAGATAGATGGAAGTAACCTTTAGCGTCAAAAGATTCAACCCGGAGGACGGCAGCCAAGAGGCGCACTATCAGTCGTACACGCTGACGATGGACGATTCCGCAACCGTGCTCGACGGGCTGATTCGCATTCGTGAAGAGATGGATGGCAGCCTGACGTTCAGGTGTTCCTGCCGCAGCGCGATTTGTGGCTCGTGCGGCATGCGCATCAACGGGCAGGCGGGCTTAGCGTGCAACACGAAGGTCATTGACGTTCTGAAAGGCGACGCGCCTGTCGTCGTCGAGCCGATGGGCAATATGCCTGTCGTCAAAGACCTCGTTACCGACATGGCGATTCACTGGGACAAGGTGCGTGCCATACAGCCGTGGTTGCAGCACAGCGGTCCCGAACCCGAAGCCGAGCACATCGCGCCTAACGAAGACATGGTGCATCTCGCCGGCGTGATGAGCTGCATTATGTGCGGCGCGTGCGTCTCGGACTGCACATCGCTCGAAGTCGATACGAACTTCGTTGGACCGGCGGCGCTCGCCAAGGCATACAGGTTCGTCGCAGACCCGCGAGACGACGCGGATGCATCCCGGCTCGGCAGCCTAAACGAATACGGCGGCATCTGGGACTGCACGCGCTGCATGCAGTGCGTCGAAGCGTGTCCCAAGGGCGTCGCGCCGATGGAGCGCATAATGTCCCTGCGCGACAAGGCGATCGATGCCGGCTACAATAACACT is part of the Chloroflexota bacterium genome and encodes:
- the sdhB gene encoding succinate dehydrogenase iron-sulfur subunit; the encoded protein is MEVTFSVKRFNPEDGSQEAHYQSYTLTMDDSATVLDGLIRIREEMDGSLTFRCSCRSAICGSCGMRINGQAGLACNTKVIDVLKGDAPVVVEPMGNMPVVKDLVTDMAIHWDKVRAIQPWLQHSGPEPEAEHIAPNEDMVHLAGVMSCIMCGACVSDCTSLEVDTNFVGPAALAKAYRFVADPRDDADASRLGSLNEYGGIWDCTRCMQCVEACPKGVAPMERIMSLRDKAIDAGYNNTYGARHAEAFASSVEHSGWLDETSLVVNTYGKTNIKEMVKLIPVAARSFKVGKVPPLIHKKRPGAENVQRIFEKVESRK